Proteins encoded within one genomic window of Edaphobacter lichenicola:
- a CDS encoding NAD-dependent epimerase/dehydratase family protein: MNVILFGATGMVGQGALRECLLDLDVKQVLTIGRSPTGQHHPKLRELVHTDLFDYSTIEADLTGYDACFFCLGVTSAGMSEAQYTHVTHDLALAAATTLAKLNPSMTFIYVSGSGTDGTERGRTMWARVKGKTENDILKLPFKAAYMFRIGFIQPLHGIVSKTKLYSIFYTVLNPVLPLMRRAFPAQIGTTEQVGRAMLLVAKHGFPRPVLEPKDINTL; the protein is encoded by the coding sequence ATGAACGTGATTCTCTTCGGCGCAACCGGCATGGTCGGCCAGGGCGCTCTACGTGAGTGCCTGCTGGACCTCGACGTAAAGCAGGTCCTCACCATCGGCCGCAGCCCAACCGGCCAGCATCACCCCAAACTCCGCGAACTCGTGCACACAGATCTCTTCGACTACTCCACCATCGAAGCCGACCTCACCGGCTACGACGCCTGCTTCTTCTGTCTCGGCGTCACCTCTGCCGGCATGTCCGAGGCGCAGTACACCCACGTCACCCACGACCTCGCCCTCGCCGCTGCAACAACCCTGGCAAAGCTCAACCCCTCCATGACCTTCATCTACGTCTCAGGATCAGGAACCGACGGCACCGAGCGCGGTCGCACCATGTGGGCTCGCGTCAAAGGCAAAACCGAAAACGACATCCTCAAACTCCCCTTCAAAGCTGCCTACATGTTCCGCATCGGATTCATCCAGCCGCTCCACGGCATCGTCTCCAAAACGAAGTTGTACAGCATCTTCTATACCGTCCTGAACCCGGTCCTCCCCCTCATGCGACGCGCCTTCCCCGCGCAGATCGGCACCACCGAACAGGTCGGCCGCGCCATGCTCCTGGTCGCCAAACACGGCTTCCCTCGCCCCGTCCTCGAGCCCAAAGACATCAACACCCTGTAA
- a CDS encoding carboxypeptidase-like regulatory domain-containing protein, with translation MQGLRNAGPILLTTLLCTMLSPYAHAQTLSRQSGLTSPSYPIPSTSAAAIPQIATLAPLPTPLHDDLPEAPGQQSANFISSDASDSSDQQPSGSISGTVLDPSGAQVEGALVSIQFLDSRPQRTLATDATGSFNFTAINPGTFKVAVVSSGFANWVSSALVLQKGQLYELPTITLQLSSANTNVDVNFTRHDIAEEQVSLEEKQRVLGVFPNFYVSYNWDAVPLSSGQKFRLALRTAYDPVSFAIPAIIAGTEQSQDTFSGYGQGTAGYFKRFGASYGDGFIGNILGNAILPSVFHQDPRYFYKGTGTIRSRTLYALSTAFICKGDNGHWQPNYSFILGNFASAGISNLYYPSSDRNGAGLTIRNGLIDTASGAASSLIQEFVVKRLSRGIPKNPIPGK, from the coding sequence ATGCAAGGTTTACGTAATGCGGGCCCCATTCTCCTGACCACCCTGCTGTGCACGATGCTCAGCCCGTATGCTCACGCGCAGACGCTCTCCCGCCAATCCGGCCTCACGTCGCCTTCGTATCCAATCCCCTCAACGTCAGCAGCCGCAATCCCGCAGATCGCCACCCTCGCCCCCCTCCCCACCCCACTCCACGACGATCTACCAGAAGCACCCGGACAGCAATCCGCCAATTTCATCTCATCCGACGCATCCGATTCATCCGACCAGCAACCCTCCGGCAGCATCAGCGGCACCGTCTTAGACCCCAGCGGAGCCCAGGTCGAAGGCGCTCTCGTCTCGATCCAATTCCTCGACTCCAGGCCCCAACGCACCCTCGCGACCGATGCAACCGGCTCCTTCAACTTCACCGCAATCAACCCCGGCACCTTTAAGGTTGCAGTCGTATCATCAGGTTTTGCGAACTGGGTGTCCTCAGCCCTTGTCCTCCAAAAAGGCCAGCTCTATGAGCTCCCGACGATCACCCTGCAACTCTCCTCCGCCAACACAAACGTCGACGTCAACTTCACGCGCCACGACATCGCCGAGGAGCAGGTGTCGCTCGAAGAAAAACAGCGCGTCCTCGGCGTCTTCCCCAACTTCTACGTCTCCTACAACTGGGATGCTGTGCCCCTCAGCTCCGGCCAGAAGTTCCGCCTCGCCCTCAGAACCGCCTACGATCCCGTCTCCTTCGCCATCCCCGCAATCATCGCAGGCACCGAGCAGTCTCAGGACACCTTCAGCGGTTACGGCCAGGGCACCGCCGGCTACTTCAAGCGCTTCGGAGCCTCCTACGGCGACGGCTTCATCGGCAACATCCTCGGCAACGCGATCCTTCCCTCCGTCTTCCATCAGGACCCGCGCTACTTCTACAAAGGCACCGGAACCATTCGCTCCCGCACGCTCTATGCCCTGTCCACTGCCTTCATCTGCAAAGGAGACAACGGCCACTGGCAGCCCAACTACTCCTTCATCCTCGGCAACTTCGCCTCCGCAGGCATCTCGAACCTCTATTACCCCTCCAGCGATCGCAACGGAGCAGGACTCACCATCAGAAACGGGCTCATCGACACAGCCTCAGGCGCAGCCTCCTCCCTCATCCAGGAGTTCGTCGTCAAGCGGCTCTCACGTGGCATCCCGAAGAATCCCATCCCCGGAAAATAG
- a CDS encoding alpha/beta fold hydrolase: MVLISKTYHIYGKPAQSIKGTTSHPRTASPCTLNPTMLSNLRAALILCLATAPALCQTPPNQTAPPTDPGLRTIANTNKNLTGTPPHGIDWSPDGRLLTFLVDEPKPSTPGNAGDIVQIEAATGHASVLATAEQLSKLTAAAVNEKDADHRARYSMSAYLWAADSKHLLLDNGGRLWLYDIAAGTGTLIVDTHEGSGDDPKFSPDAKSVSYLHNHNLYVHPVAAAGKETALTHDTTDTLLNGEVDWVYLEELDVRSNYFWSPDSKSVAYLQMDEAKVPQYPITDWIPTHATIDSQRYPQPGDPNPAVRVGIVAAKGGKTKFIEVPFSPNNDYIPRFGWIDANTIYIEVLTRDQQHLNLYFADTRSGKTRLVYTDTDSKYLNFSADLNTVSGGRFVISSWRDGHTHLYLYSFDEHHPLAADATLTRQLTQGDYEVESVNSIDEKSGTVFYTSNEGSPLEDNLWSIKLDGTAKDQLTAGRGTHGTKTSPDGIHFTDYYSDAITPPVISLCNVTRNCSPVWKSKPLPPATTVTSAIVSVTAADGKTKLYGRLTLPSSTSPTSVSVPLILNPYNGPTPESSIRNSWSTTQIFNELLAQHGFAVLDVDTRGSGGRGRDFQQAAYRNFGPVQFADQMASLDQILAQYPQLDPKRIGWWGWSWGGTFTLYAMTHTDRIRAGVAVAPVTDWRNYDSIYTERYLGLPAENAANYTTDSPTTEAAKIKGHLLIAQGTGDDNVHMANTIQFLQPLIDAGIPYDLQLFPRKTHSIAGPTARDELFNRILWHFETYLKP, translated from the coding sequence GTGGTTCTCATATCCAAAACCTACCATATTTATGGCAAGCCAGCACAATCAATCAAAGGAACCACAAGCCACCCCCGCACCGCCTCACCTTGTACACTCAACCCAACCATGCTCTCCAATCTGCGCGCCGCCCTCATTCTCTGCCTCGCCACAGCTCCTGCCCTCTGCCAGACGCCACCAAACCAGACCGCACCCCCGACAGACCCCGGCCTCCGCACTATCGCCAACACCAACAAAAACCTCACCGGCACCCCGCCCCACGGCATCGACTGGAGCCCCGACGGCAGACTCCTCACCTTCCTCGTCGACGAGCCCAAGCCCAGCACCCCCGGCAACGCCGGCGACATCGTCCAGATCGAAGCCGCCACCGGCCACGCCAGCGTCCTCGCCACCGCCGAGCAGCTCAGCAAACTCACCGCCGCCGCCGTCAACGAAAAAGATGCCGACCACCGCGCCCGCTACAGCATGTCCGCCTACCTCTGGGCCGCCGACTCCAAACATCTCCTCCTCGACAACGGCGGCCGCCTCTGGCTCTACGACATCGCCGCCGGCACCGGCACCCTGATCGTCGACACCCACGAGGGCTCAGGCGACGACCCCAAGTTCTCCCCCGACGCAAAATCGGTCTCCTACCTCCACAACCACAACCTCTACGTCCACCCCGTAGCCGCCGCAGGCAAAGAAACAGCCCTCACCCACGACACCACCGACACCCTCCTCAACGGTGAAGTCGACTGGGTCTACCTCGAAGAGCTCGACGTCCGCAGCAACTACTTCTGGTCGCCGGACTCCAAATCAGTCGCCTATCTCCAGATGGACGAGGCCAAAGTCCCGCAGTACCCCATTACCGACTGGATCCCCACCCACGCCACCATCGACAGCCAGCGCTACCCCCAGCCCGGCGACCCCAATCCCGCCGTCCGCGTCGGCATCGTCGCCGCCAAAGGTGGCAAGACGAAGTTCATCGAAGTACCCTTCAGCCCCAACAACGACTACATCCCCCGCTTCGGCTGGATCGACGCCAACACCATCTACATCGAAGTCCTCACCCGCGACCAGCAGCACCTCAACCTCTACTTCGCCGACACCCGCTCCGGCAAAACCCGCCTCGTCTACACCGACACTGACTCCAAGTATCTCAACTTCAGCGCCGACCTCAACACCGTCTCTGGTGGCCGCTTCGTAATCAGCAGCTGGCGCGACGGCCACACCCACCTCTACCTCTACAGCTTCGACGAGCACCATCCGCTCGCCGCCGACGCCACCCTCACCCGCCAGCTAACCCAGGGCGACTACGAGGTCGAGTCCGTCAACAGCATCGACGAAAAGTCAGGCACTGTCTTCTACACCTCCAACGAAGGCTCCCCCCTCGAAGACAATCTCTGGTCCATCAAACTCGACGGCACTGCAAAAGATCAGCTCACCGCCGGGCGCGGTACCCACGGCACAAAAACCTCCCCCGACGGCATCCACTTCACCGACTACTACAGCGACGCCATCACTCCACCAGTCATCAGTCTCTGCAACGTGACCCGGAACTGCTCTCCCGTCTGGAAGTCGAAACCCCTTCCCCCGGCAACGACCGTCACCAGCGCCATCGTGTCCGTCACCGCCGCCGACGGAAAGACCAAACTCTACGGCCGTCTCACTCTTCCGTCCTCAACAAGTCCCACATCTGTCTCCGTTCCCCTCATCCTTAACCCCTACAACGGACCCACTCCCGAAAGCAGCATCCGTAACTCCTGGAGCACCACCCAGATCTTCAACGAGCTCCTCGCCCAGCACGGCTTCGCCGTCCTCGACGTCGACACCCGCGGCAGCGGCGGACGCGGACGCGACTTCCAGCAGGCCGCCTATCGCAACTTCGGCCCCGTCCAGTTCGCCGACCAGATGGCCTCCCTCGACCAGATCCTCGCCCAATACCCGCAGCTCGACCCCAAACGCATCGGCTGGTGGGGCTGGAGCTGGGGCGGCACCTTCACTCTCTACGCCATGACCCACACCGACCGCATCCGCGCCGGCGTCGCCGTAGCCCCCGTCACCGACTGGCGCAACTACGACTCCATCTACACCGAACGCTACCTCGGCCTCCCCGCCGAGAACGCCGCCAACTACACCACCGACTCCCCCACCACCGAAGCCGCAAAGATAAAAGGCCATCTCCTCATAGCCCAGGGCACCGGCGACGACAACGTCCACATGGCCAACACCATCCAGTTCCTCCAGCCCCTCATCGACGCCGGCATCCCCTACGACCTCCAGCTCTTCCCGCGCAAAACCCACTCCATCGCCGGCCCCACCGCACGCGACGAGCTCTTCAACCGCATCCTCTGGCACTTCGAAACCTACCTCAAGCCCTGA
- a CDS encoding CTP synthase, which yields MSAKYIFVTGGVVSSLGKGLAAASIGCLLEARGIKVNLMKFDPYLNVDPGTMSPFQHGEVFVTDDGAETDLDLGHYERFTHARLTRDNNLTTGRIYEQIITKERRGDYLGKTVQVIPHVTNEIKNAMRKVAADCEVAIVEIGGTVGDIESLPFLEAIRQMRQDLGRENTCFVHVTLIPWIAAAQELKTKPTQHSVKEMLSIGIQPDILLCRSDRAVPREMRNKIALFCNVEEPAVIAARDVASIYEVPLTFAAEGVDTLALKYLRIETKAPDLSRWQDIVRRAYNPKDEVSIAIVGKYVEYEDSYKSLKEALVHGALAHNLKLRVTWLEAEGLETPDYAAQLQGFDGILVPGGFGKRGIEGMLNAIRFAREEAVPYFGICLGMQTACIEYARNVCGLKDANSGEFDPATPYRIIYKLRELTGVEEMGGTMRLGAWDCVMEPDSLAAHAYGKTEISERHRHRYEFNREYEAILTGAGLRLTGTTPDATYVEIVEIPTHPFFLGCQFHPEFKSKPLEPHPLFRDFIAASYQNRLAIRHEIATSSSLEAL from the coding sequence ATGTCTGCAAAGTACATCTTCGTAACTGGCGGAGTCGTGTCTTCGCTCGGCAAGGGTCTCGCCGCAGCCTCTATCGGCTGTCTCCTCGAGGCCCGCGGCATCAAGGTCAACCTCATGAAGTTTGACCCCTATCTCAACGTCGATCCCGGCACCATGTCGCCCTTCCAGCACGGCGAAGTCTTCGTCACCGACGACGGCGCCGAGACCGACCTCGATCTCGGCCACTACGAGCGCTTCACCCACGCCAGGCTCACCCGCGACAACAACCTCACCACCGGCCGCATCTACGAGCAGATCATCACCAAAGAGCGCCGCGGCGACTACCTCGGCAAGACCGTCCAGGTCATTCCCCACGTCACCAACGAGATCAAAAACGCCATGCGCAAGGTCGCCGCAGACTGCGAAGTCGCCATCGTAGAGATCGGCGGCACCGTAGGCGACATCGAATCCCTCCCCTTCCTCGAAGCCATCCGCCAGATGCGCCAGGACCTCGGCCGCGAGAACACCTGCTTCGTCCACGTCACCCTCATCCCCTGGATCGCCGCCGCGCAGGAGCTCAAAACCAAGCCCACCCAGCACTCCGTCAAGGAGATGCTCTCCATCGGAATCCAGCCCGACATCCTCCTCTGCCGCTCCGACCGCGCCGTCCCCCGCGAGATGCGCAACAAGATCGCCCTCTTCTGCAACGTTGAAGAGCCCGCCGTCATCGCCGCCCGCGACGTCGCCAGCATCTACGAAGTTCCCCTCACATTCGCCGCTGAAGGCGTAGACACCCTCGCCCTCAAATATCTCCGCATCGAGACCAAGGCTCCCGACCTCTCCCGCTGGCAGGACATCGTCCGCCGCGCCTACAACCCCAAGGACGAGGTCTCCATCGCCATCGTCGGCAAATACGTCGAGTACGAAGACTCCTACAAGTCACTCAAGGAAGCTCTCGTCCACGGCGCCCTCGCCCACAACCTCAAACTCCGCGTCACCTGGCTCGAAGCCGAAGGCCTCGAGACCCCCGACTACGCCGCGCAGCTCCAGGGCTTCGACGGCATCCTCGTCCCCGGCGGATTCGGCAAGCGCGGAATCGAAGGCATGCTCAACGCCATCCGCTTCGCCCGCGAAGAGGCCGTCCCCTACTTCGGCATCTGCCTCGGCATGCAGACCGCCTGCATCGAATACGCCCGCAACGTCTGCGGCCTCAAGGACGCCAACTCCGGCGAGTTCGACCCCGCCACCCCCTACCGCATCATCTACAAACTCCGCGAGCTCACCGGCGTCGAAGAGATGGGCGGCACCATGCGTCTCGGGGCCTGGGACTGCGTCATGGAGCCCGACTCCCTCGCCGCCCACGCCTACGGCAAGACCGAGATCAGCGAGCGCCACCGCCACCGGTACGAGTTCAATCGCGAGTACGAGGCCATCCTCACCGGCGCCGGCCTTCGCCTCACCGGCACCACACCCGACGCCACCTACGTCGAGATCGTAGAGATCCCCACCCACCCCTTCTTCCTCGGCTGCCAGTTCCACCCCGAGTTCAAGTCCAAGCCGCTAGAGCCGCACCCGCTCTTCCGCGACTTCATCGCCGCCAGCTACCAGAACCGCCTCGCCATCCGCCACGAGATCGCGACCTCTTCCAGCCTGGAAGCCCTGTAA
- a CDS encoding DUF4230 domain-containing protein — MTTQYGSYGPDRRSSGTFFVVLLSLILGAAALAVFLRHATTGVFARVATAITGRTTTFDTSVPAVVQRIQRLNRLETVVYSIDTVVEGSKSSAVLPDLLAGDRLLLVVHGQSIAGIDLSQLKPEDVRIDNNGQSIHVTLPASQLFITTLDNQHTRVYARSTGLLVPADQNLESDTRAKAEQQLQQSALADGILDTARKNARATITTLLYSLGFHQVDVI; from the coding sequence ATGACAACCCAATACGGCTCCTACGGTCCAGATCGCCGATCCTCCGGAACCTTCTTCGTCGTCCTGCTCTCGTTGATCCTCGGCGCCGCCGCCCTGGCCGTCTTCCTCCGCCACGCCACCACCGGCGTCTTCGCCCGCGTCGCCACCGCCATCACCGGCCGCACCACCACCTTCGACACCTCGGTTCCCGCCGTCGTCCAGCGCATTCAACGACTCAACCGCCTCGAAACCGTCGTCTACTCCATCGACACCGTAGTCGAAGGCTCGAAGTCCAGCGCCGTCCTCCCCGACCTCCTCGCCGGCGACCGCCTCCTGCTCGTCGTCCACGGCCAGTCCATCGCCGGCATCGATCTCTCACAACTAAAACCCGAAGACGTCCGCATCGACAACAACGGCCAATCCATCCACGTCACCCTCCCCGCCTCGCAACTCTTCATCACCACCCTCGACAACCAGCACACCCGCGTCTACGCACGCTCCACCGGCCTCCTCGTCCCCGCCGACCAGAACCTCGAGTCCGACACCCGCGCCAAGGCCGAGCAGCAGCTCCAGCAGTCCGCCCTCGCCGACGGCATCCTCGACACCGCCCGCAAGAACGCCCGCGCCACCATCACCACCCTGCTCTACAGCCTCGGCTTCCACCAGGTCGACGTCATCTAA
- a CDS encoding TA system VapC family ribonuclease toxin, producing MNVLLALAHGIHPHHDVALSFFSEMDIAASGSFFYLCRFTQLGLLRLLTNRSAMGADVLTQADAWAAYDRFSEFWNGTLLEEPPGIDKEFRRRTSRDEVSPKVWADGYLAAFAAAGAMQLVTFDRGLSLRSKGSVLLRTAS from the coding sequence GTGAATGTTCTGCTGGCGCTGGCGCATGGGATTCACCCTCATCATGACGTTGCCCTTTCTTTTTTCTCCGAGATGGATATAGCTGCTTCTGGTTCTTTTTTCTACCTCTGTCGCTTTACGCAGCTTGGTCTTCTGCGGCTACTGACCAATCGAAGCGCAATGGGAGCGGATGTGCTGACGCAGGCGGATGCGTGGGCCGCCTATGATCGCTTCTCAGAGTTTTGGAACGGCACATTGCTTGAGGAGCCGCCGGGAATCGACAAGGAGTTCAGGCGCCGCACGAGTCGTGATGAAGTATCTCCGAAGGTGTGGGCTGACGGGTACCTTGCGGCGTTTGCAGCAGCGGGAGCTATGCAGTTAGTGACGTTTGATCGGGGGTTGAGTTTGCGATCGAAGGGGTCTGTTTTGCTCAGGACTGCGAGCTGA
- a CDS encoding chlorite dismutase family protein encodes MARPLLVSFVAGASGPWRIDRVESVTGDGLQPAERLTVLEGSEFDPVESPRWTLRGVTSNTRYTNRSESGALLAKQQGLHRPHATRAALIPIRKTADWWDLPQDERRSIFEEQSSHIGIGLEYLPAIARRLLHSRDLAQPFDFLTWFEYAPEHSDIFEELVRRLRSSSEWQYVDREIDIRLVRA; translated from the coding sequence ATGGCACGACCCCTCTTAGTCTCATTCGTCGCCGGAGCATCCGGCCCCTGGCGCATCGATCGAGTCGAAAGCGTCACCGGCGACGGTCTTCAACCAGCAGAGAGACTCACCGTCCTTGAAGGCTCCGAGTTCGACCCCGTCGAATCACCCCGTTGGACCCTGCGCGGCGTAACCAGCAACACCCGCTACACCAATCGATCCGAATCCGGCGCGCTCCTCGCAAAACAGCAAGGCCTTCACCGCCCCCACGCAACACGCGCCGCACTCATCCCCATTCGCAAGACAGCAGACTGGTGGGATCTCCCCCAGGACGAGCGCCGCAGCATCTTCGAAGAGCAATCCAGCCACATAGGCATCGGCCTCGAGTATCTCCCCGCCATCGCGCGCCGCCTGCTCCACAGCCGCGACCTCGCCCAACCCTTCGACTTCCTCACCTGGTTCGAATATGCCCCCGAGCACAGCGATATCTTCGAAGAACTCGTGCGCCGCCTCCGCAGCTCCAGCGAATGGCAGTACGTCGACCGCGAGATCGACATCCGCCTCGTCCGCGCATAA
- a CDS encoding universal stress protein yields MFKKIAVAFDESPEAGRAFHSALELAKFSSATLHLITVLEGFPAYMSYVAAVAPNVPILLKEEKRSFYSDLQGKAKAEADRAGVSLSLEIAEGEIVGELLRLIEEIKPDLLAIGLRHGHGTVGRLLGGTAHQLAVHSKCPLLGVH; encoded by the coding sequence ATGTTCAAAAAGATTGCTGTGGCATTCGATGAATCGCCCGAGGCAGGGAGGGCGTTTCATTCTGCGTTGGAGCTGGCCAAGTTTAGTTCGGCCACGCTTCATCTGATAACGGTGCTGGAGGGCTTTCCGGCGTATATGAGTTATGTTGCGGCGGTGGCTCCCAATGTGCCCATATTGTTGAAGGAGGAGAAGCGGAGTTTTTATTCGGACTTGCAGGGCAAGGCGAAGGCGGAGGCCGACCGGGCCGGCGTCAGTCTTTCTCTGGAGATTGCCGAGGGAGAGATTGTCGGCGAGTTGTTACGGTTGATCGAGGAGATCAAGCCTGACCTGCTGGCGATTGGGCTTCGCCATGGGCATGGCACGGTGGGGCGGTTGTTGGGCGGGACGGCGCACCAGCTGGCGGTCCATTCTAAGTGCCCCCTGCTTGGGGTTCACTGA